A stretch of DNA from Drosophila virilis strain 15010-1051.87 chromosome 5, Dvir_AGI_RSII-ME, whole genome shotgun sequence:
GCAATGATTTGGATTTGTCGGGCGCATAAACGTAGATCGAAACCTCGGCCAGGCTGCTCAACATGACGAAGCGTGGCGCGGAGACGGCAAACATGTGCGGCAGCTTGGTCACATAAGTGTAAACGGTGCCGCCGCTGGTGGTGACCGCCAGCAGTTGTCCGTCCGGCGACCAGTCAATCATTTGCACACTCGCGCGATCCGGCACTGTGATGATGCGTTCCGTTTCCTGCAGATTGGTTATCGAGTGGATTTTTATGCTGCATGTTGGAGAGAGGGGTCAATAGAAAGCAAGGCACATAGCTGTGGGCGTGTACTAACCTGTCATCCCCGCAGGAGGCGACAATGTCCAGTGATGGGCAGTAGGCCAAGCCGGTTAGCGTTTCCTTGTGATTTCTTACTTGCCACAGCTCCTGGCCCACGTCTTTAGGATGCGTGGAAATTGCCACCACATGACCATTCGAAAAGCCCAACAGTATATAGCCATCGCCGAACCATTTGTGCTGCAACAGCGAACCATACCGGCTCTGAAAGCCCAGCTCTGTGGGATTCTCCGGCTCCGGCAGATAGTACAGAAATAGCGTACGCTTGCCAATGATCATGCTTAGGGCATTGTCACCTGCGATGCGCTCATCATTGGCCATTTCCGCAAAATACATGTCTGTGGGCGCATCACGCAGCTGGACAACGCGCACCGTGTCGCCATCCTCGCTGCTCAGCGAGAAACTCTTGTCATCGGAGCCCAGAGCAAGCAGATTTTGTGCCGACCAGGCGCCGCATGTAATCCGCTTGTTGTGCTTGCCCAGCACCGGGGTACGCTTGCCGCTGCGATGATTGTAGATGGACAAATTGCCGCGACCTGTGCCCACAGcgagcagttgctgctgcttggacCACAGTATGCATGTGAGCGGATCACGTAGTCCCGATTCTACCGTCAGTTTCTGCTGTGTTGCATAATCCCAGAGCGTTATATTCGGCGATGTGCTGGTGATGATGCCCAATAGGTCACCCTCGCAATCCCAGGCAAAACCAGAGCACAAACTGAAATATGCATTGGTTGTTTAAATGCGCCTAAAGGCAGTACTCTGTAGATTACCCGGCCAATATAATGCGCTGCACAAGTTGGCCCTGGCGATTGTACAACGCCACGGAGCCATCGGTGCCCGTTGTGGCCAGCAAAGCTCCCGCGCTCTTCTGCCAAATGAAGTAGACGTCGCCAATGCCGTGCGGCTCATCGTATTTGTACAATATCTTCTCAAACGACATTTTCAGCATTAAACTACTACaaattcatgttttttttttaatactattGCACTTGTGCTGCATTTTGCAGAACCCGAAATTTTTCGCCTTTTGTTTACGCTTTTTAgccgttgctatggcagcaaCAAGTAGTTTTTCAAAGCGATACTACTCGCTCCGGCAAATAGTGTGACCGTagccaaaataaataagaaataacaaaaagtaCTGAATGTTGTTCACGCTGCATAAGGCCACTAACAgttttaatacaattaatttaattaattaagtacAGTTAATCAGTTACAagatataagaaaataaataatacaaacaacttatttgtttacattcttttgatattttgataTGGCAGCAACAAGTAGTTTTCAATCAATTCTAGCGCCTTGGCAAGCAGTGCACTGGTACTTTCACCAAATACCAAATATACTGCATGTTGTGTGCAGCATACTAAGCATAAAGTAGATAACAGCTGTAATAACATTAAGTATAAAGTTCTCtctaattataataaatttaattaattaaaaacactcagttaacgaaaaaataaacaaatcttAAAGCACATACCATGTCGGATGATCTGCCCGAGGAATTCGATCTGATAGTCTTAGGCACAGGTACTGGgcgttatttgtttttgtttgctttttcaCCTGTCTGATGACTCACGAATCTTTGTCAGGCTTCGCTGAATCCTGCATTGCCGCGGCCGCCAGTCGAATTGGCAAAACGGTGTTGCACATCGATTCCCATGATTACTATGGCGACGTTTGGAACTCATTTAGCCTGGAGGCATTTAACAAGCTGTTGGATCAGCCCAGCAGCAGCCTGCGCAACGGCAGCTACACCTGGCATGAGCCAGCGGAGGAGGCACCCAGTTGGACGCGCGAAACATTGCTGGAGAAGTCGCGCCGCTTCAGTCTGGATCTGAGTCCTCGTGTTGCCTACTCTGCCGGCGCGCTGGTGCAGTTGCTGATCAAGTCCAACATTTGCCGCTATGCGGAGTTCCGTGCCCTGGATCATGTGTGCATGCTGTACAACAACGAACTCGTCTCGGTACCCTGCTCCCGCAGCGATGTCTTCAACACCAAAACGCTGACCATGGTGGAGAAGCGTCTGCTCATGAAGTTTCTGACGGCCTGCAATGATTACGGCGAGGATAAGTGCAATGAGGATGCGCTCGCCTTTCGCGGTCGCACATTTCTGGAGTATCTGAAGGCACAACGGGTTACGGACAAGATAGCCACATGCGTGATGCAAGCTATAGCCATGTGcgatgccagcagcagctttgaGACGGGCATGCAGCGCACCCAGCGCTTTTTGGCCAGCCTGGGCCGCTATGGCAATACGCCCTTTCTGTTTCCCATGTACGGCTGCGGTGAATTGCCGCAATGCTTTTGCCGCTTGTGCGCCGTCTTTGGCGGCATTTATTGTCTGAAGCGCAGCGTCGACGACATCAGTTGGACGCCGGACGCCAAGGAGCTGCTGTTGAGCAGCGCGGGCAAAACGCTGCGCGCCAAGCATATTGTCTGTGCGCCCGGTCAACTGCCTGCAACATTGGCCCCACACTATGGCCAGCTGCAGCCGCATATCTCCAGAGGCTTGTTCATTGCCGCCAGTCCGTTGGGCAACGAGGAGCTCAATAAGGGCGGCGGCGGTGTCAATTTGTTGCGTCTGCTGGCGGACGAAGGGCAACGCGAGGCGTGTCTAATACAATTGTCCCACTACTCGGGCGCCTGTCCGGCTGGTTTGTGTATGTAAAGCCCATCTGTACTCTTAACTTTTTAAATCTTAtgatttgcaaatttttttctAGACATACTCCATTTAACGACGCCCGCTTTTAGTGAAGATCCTGCTGCCGATTTGGCTGACTTTACGGCGCAGCTGTTTGAGACAAATGCTCCACAGATTCTCTACAGCGCTTACTTTACCATCACGGCGCCCACGAATGCAAATGAAagcgctgccacgcccatttaCTGCACTGCCGCGCCCGCCTACGAGCTGGACTATGATGCAGCCATAGCCGATGCACGGCATATATTCAGTCAAATCTATGAGAACGACGATTTTTTGCCACGTGCGCCCGATCCCGAGGAGATTGTTGTCGATGGCGAGGATCCCAGCGCGCTGAACGAACACAGTTTGCCCGAAGATTTGCGGGCACAGCTGCATGATTTACAGCAGGCGGCACAGCAAATGGACATAGCCGAATAGCCAGGCATAAAAGTTCTTAAACTTGATCATCACTTTATTgattgaaacaaaaaactggAACAGGAAAATTCTATATACATGCTAAATTTATCAGTTATATGTaccatatatatgtttttcttttcttttttgtggacaattgaatttcaaaaaactaaatttttgcTTAGCACAGTTGATAATCAAATAATTCTTTGCATAtaattctttatatataaatttattgtgtaaattatttatataaacgcTAGagttactatatatatatctatatatatatatacgtttatatatgtatgtgagtgtgtgtgtgtatgtttcaatatatatatatatcttcgAAAAATATGCATTCCAATGCGTTATAAAAactgtattttctttttatgtttattgctTGAgagttgcttttgctttgtgATGCACTAAAATTGtgtttgtttaaattaaaagagaattttaaaacaaaatttgttaataagttgtttaaattatattatttagtttAGTTAACAAAGGTAGAACGCACCAATTAAGTCTTAAGTTTATAGGAGCAGGCTTTTGAGAGAgggttgatttttttttttttttggggcagtTGAGATAGCAGAACTGaagaaacatttaaattatatgtcaCGAATTGAATACGAAACGATATACGTGCATTTTAGAATATGTTTAACGTGATTCCTTCCTTTATATAATCAGTAGTtcctatatataaatatatatttatctgctTTGCCGCATTTTCAGTGCATTTTACAATAAAGCTTTTACGTTCTGGTTTCACTTACAAtatcagctgctgctcggtTGAGTTTGCGttatcttttttgtttaactttaGATTCTTATATCTTAATCAGATTATTGTTGATATTCTGTTGGCGTTTGCGCTTCGCATTCATTGCATCCACAATGGGCTGCCGTTTGGCATTGTATTTCTTATTGAGCTGCTCAATTTCCAGCTCCATTTCGTGATCAATATTGCTGAGCCTCTGATTCAGATCGTCAAAGGTAAGAAACTTCAAGAACTCAAATTCACCCTCCACATAAGCATGGGATTGTGTGTGcaaatgctgatgctgatATGCGGGCGGTGgctgtgctgcagctgccgctgctgcagctcccccctgctgctgctgctgtgctgcaTTGCTGCGCAGTAAATTCTGCTGATTGTTGAGCGCAATCAGCTGCTCGTTCATCAGCGGATAGGCCAtgagcaactgttgctgctgctgctgttgttgttgctgctgctgctgctgatgctgctgcagtcCATACTGATTGATGGCGGAGATTTGCTGAAATTGCATTTCCATGTTGTGCTCCCAATTGTTGGCATCATGCGCACCGCTGGCCAAATGAtgttgctcctgttgttgttgctgctgctgctgttgttgctgttgctgctgcagctgctgttccgCAGCAGCCGGCGAGTATTCCGTGGGCGTGCTAGTTGCCTTCTCATCGCCACGTCCATCGCCCGCATTCTTGCGCTCAAAGTGATCGAGAAACTGTGGTCGATAGCGATAGCGCGGCTTCTGATCGTCATTCCGCTTGGCCGTGGTCGAGTCATCCGAATCCGAGTTGATGACCATTGTGCCTGCGTACAAGAGAAAGCTGTTCAATAGGCTATATGATGTTTTGATGTGCCTGGGCATAGGATTTGTATAATCAGTGTATGGATGCATCTGAAATGGCTACTAAGCACACAGCTTCAGATAAGCTGATGAATAGTATACGCAGGCATATCAGTTTGTCTGCTTTTTATAGCTTGAACCAATAAAGGAAATGGTGCAAAGTACACGACTAGAAACCACTTTGGAATCAAACTGCCCCGAACTCGGAATTCCAATTTGAAGGAGACACAGCATACGTAGCTTGGAACCCATCCACATAATTTATTCCAAAATCTAAggcttgaaaaaaaaaaacctgggCTAATAAATGTGACTATTGACCTTCCTTTGTTGGCTTAATCCTTGattaagtatatacatatatgcttgaTTCCTTGGTGAACAACTCTACACTGATCGATATATTCccttaaaatcgataaatatattttgcgaTCCGAAGGCACCAAACTCACATTTAAGGCTCCCTAGGGCACGCAGGTTaagcatattttaaattgtcGATAATTTATCTAAGAAccaataaatatcgattccCCAAagtcgataagtatcgatggGGTGGCACTCGCGACTTGCGTATTATTTCAGCTTTTCCCACACCCTCTACTTACCCAAATTGGACTCTAGCTCCACCATCGTGCCGCTATCCACAGTGGCCACATCAGCACCCGACGAACCACCAGCAGcgccggctgctgttgctgccgccttGGCAGCTGCTTTGGCCATGCCACCGCGTATGCCGCCGGGTCCCAGCGTGCCCTCGTCCATATCTTCCGGATGTGCTATCATGGTCGCATCAGAGGCAGAGTTCTGTTGGTATTCATTGAATTTCTCAGGCACCAGGGTGCCGGGATCGTCTATGAAAGTCTTCACAGTGCCCGAATTGAATTCGGTCTCCTCCTCGTGAAGCATTAGACCCGATTCCTGTGTGGCCAGACTCTTGGCCTGGCTCATGGCAACGCCGGCCGCACGATTGGCACGCTGCTGCTCTCTTATGGCGCACGTCTCCTCCAGCATGTTCTTTAGTATGCTGCGATGCTTGGCATTGCGTATGAACTCGTGCTCCAGCAGCTCCGTGGCCGTGGCACGCTCATCCGGATCCTTGA
This window harbors:
- the hpo gene encoding serine/threonine-protein kinase hippo, with translation MSSNTNGNGELKKLSEESLLQPPEKVFDIMYKLGEGSYGSVYKALHKESSSIVAIKLVPVESDLHEIIKEISIMQQCDSPYVVRYYGSYFKQYDLWICMEYCGAGSVSDIMRLRKKTLTEDEIATILSDTLKGLVYLHLRRKIHRDIKAANILLNTEGYAKLADFGVAGQLTDTMAKRNTVIGTPFWMAPEVIEEIGYDCVADIWSLGITALEMAEGKPPYGDIHPMRAIFMIPQKPPPSFREPDHWSTEFIDFVSKCLVKDPDERATATELLEHEFIRNAKHRSILKNMLEETCAIREQQRANRAAGVAMSQAKSLATQESGLMLHEEETEFNSGTVKTFIDDPGTLVPEKFNEYQQNSASDATMIAHPEDMDEGTLGPGGIRGGMAKAAAKAAATAAGAAGGSSGADVATVDSGTMVELESNLGTMVINSDSDDSTTAKRNDDQKPRYRYRPQFLDHFERKNAGDGRGDEKATSTPTEYSPAAAEQQLQQQQQQQQQQQQQQEQHHLASGAHDANNWEHNMEMQFQQISAINQYGLQQHQQQQQQQQQQQQQQLLMAYPLMNEQLIALNNQQNLLRSNAAQQQQQGGAAAAAAAAQPPPAYQHQHLHTQSHAYVEGEFEFLKFLTFDDLNQRLSNIDHEMELEIEQLNKKYNAKRQPIVDAMNAKRKRQQNINNNLIKI
- the Rep gene encoding rab proteins geranylgeranyltransferase component A, coding for MSDDLPEEFDLIVLGTGFAESCIAAAASRIGKTVLHIDSHDYYGDVWNSFSLEAFNKLLDQPSSSLRNGSYTWHEPAEEAPSWTRETLLEKSRRFSLDLSPRVAYSAGALVQLLIKSNICRYAEFRALDHVCMLYNNELVSVPCSRSDVFNTKTLTMVEKRLLMKFLTACNDYGEDKCNEDALAFRGRTFLEYLKAQRVTDKIATCVMQAIAMCDASSSFETGMQRTQRFLASLGRYGNTPFLFPMYGCGELPQCFCRLCAVFGGIYCLKRSVDDISWTPDAKELLLSSAGKTLRAKHIVCAPGQLPATLAPHYGQLQPHISRGLFIAASPLGNEELNKGGGGVNLLRLLADEGQREACLIQLSHYSGACPAGLYILHLTTPAFSEDPAADLADFTAQLFETNAPQILYSAYFTITAPTNANESAATPIYCTAAPAYELDYDAAIADARHIFSQIYENDDFLPRAPDPEEIVVDGEDPSALNEHSLPEDLRAQLHDLQQAAQQMDIAE